The sequence below is a genomic window from Campylobacter ornithocola.
GCAAGAAGTGGAGTAGCTAAAGCTGATAATTTAAAACCATCAAATAAACAAATTGCTTTTAGTTTTTATCAAGATATAAAAGATAAAACTACCAAGAAAAAAGCATATTTTTATTATGATGATGAAAGTATTAAAGATAAATTTGCAAGCTTACCTGAAGGAAAGTATTATTTTAAAATCAATGAGATTAATTACAACAAACAACCTGATTTTTTAAAAACTTATCCTTTTAGCATAGGTAAGACTTGGGGAAAGTATTGTGTTAGATTATACACAGATAAAGAATGCTCTAAAAGTTTTAAAGAAATAGAAATTTCAAACCCAAACAATGAAAAAGAAAAAAACAAGAACAAGCAAAGCTTGAGTAAGGGGGATTTGTATCTTTATAACATTAATGAAAAAGGGGAATTTGGCAGCAATGGCAGTATAGGAATAGTTAATGGAGTATTATTTGAAGATTTATTAAAACACTTAAACCACATCATAGATGAAAAAGAATTACTTTGTGAATTAGAAGTTAAATACCCCCAAAAACTAAATAATAAAATTATATTTGCAAGTGATAATATAGATTTAAATACCTCATTTGCACCAGGGACATACATAAGCTTACAACTAGAAAAAGAAAGTGATGAAAAGCTAAAATGGGCTTTTGTAGAATGTGAAAGTAAGGAAAAGTTAGACTTGCTATTACATGATTGCAATAACTATATTAATGAGAAAAATCTTAAAGTATTGTTTGAAAATGATGATTTAATTTATAATGAAAGCTATGAGGATAATGTTTTATCTTTTTGCTTACCTATAAGTAGAAGCAATGAGCCTAAAGAAGATATACAAGATTATAAATACTATATAGTTGTATTTGCCTATAATAATGAAAAAATTATACCTAATTTAGAAGATTATTACATCATCATAGATATGAGCTTTAGAGTAGGAGTTGGATATGATGATAGTGTAAGAGAAGGGGTGTTGGGAAGCAAAATACCAAATGATATTAAATATTTAAAACAATGGCTCAATTTAAATTTAATAGCAAATTTTAATGATGCTTATAATTTTTTATTATCTATAATTTTACACATAGACCAATTTTCAATTGAAAAATTAAAAACCTACCCTCAACTTGCTGGAAAAATCGCTTATATTTATTATAGGTTTGATTTAGCAAAAATATATTTTAAAGTCAAATCAATGAAGAATGTACAAATAAAATATGAGAATTATTTTCAAGATATAATTTACTATGAAAATACAATAAAAAAAACAATACAAAAACACAAATATAATTCTAATGAAAATTATCCTATTGTGTATTGGGAAAAATTAGTTGAAGAAATTTGTAATCAATTTAAACTAAATATAAAAACAAAATTTATCCCTTCAAATGATAGCAACTTATTTGGTTTTTATAATCAAGATGAAGCTGTTATTAAAATTAATATAAATAATATAGAAAATACAGAAAAAATATTAAAAACTATTATACACGAAATACGACACGCATACATACACCAAAAAAAACCAAACAATGATGCCTTGCAATACTATATTTATTATAGCGATCAATATATTTATTTTAATAAAGCAGATCAAAAATTTGGATACAAAACAATACCAGATGTTTATTTTTTTCAACCAAGCGAAGCTGAGGCTAGAACAATAGAAGAAAGTATCATCAAGGAGCTAAAATGAGATATAAAAAACCTAACACAAAAAAACACGAACATTTTTTACAAACTAGAAAAGAACCAAATGCACTTTATTTGGGTGTAAACACTAATATAAAATGCTTTAATAATATATGTCCTAGTGAAAAACATTATTGGTATTTTTTTAATCATATTGATTTAGAAAATAAAATTAATATTACCTATAATCCCAAATTTGGCGTTTATTTAGGTAAAATTACATTTGATAAAAAAGGTAATAAACTCATACCAGAATATATATCTACAAGTATTGAAAATTTAGAAGAAGAAGTTAAAAAAATTAAAAATCCTTTATGGATAGCTGAAAAAAATGATGATTATGTTAAACCCGAGCCATTTTTTTTTGAAGATAATATTTTTGGCAAAAAAGTAAAAATAACTAGAGATAATTACCGCCTAACAAACCCAAACAATCTAGAATACCAATGCAAAATAGAAAAAAATACAATCATATTAAATCAAGAACAAATCATATCTTATGTAAAAGAAATTCATAGTAAAAATGTAAAAATAATTCAAGAATATATAGAACAAATTTACAAAGATAATGGAATCAAACCTTATGCATTTGATGATGAATTTTATGAAGAATTAGGTGATTTGGGAATAATCACTCAAAGACAAGTAGAAGGCTTTAAAAGTGATCGCTTAATTAAGAAAAATTCATTATTGCTTACTATGTTAGATTATTTAGCTAGACAAGATAGAAAAAGTAAAGATTATTTAATTACTTTTGATGATGAATATTTTTATGATTATTTTGTTTTTAGTTTAGGTGGGTTTATGTTAAAACTTTCTCAAGGTATGCTTCAAAATGAAATAAATTCTCTTTTTAATCCTGCAGTTTATATAGATGATACAAAAGTAAATTATAAAGATTTAAGTGAGAATTTAAATAAGCATTATGAAAAAGAATTACTTAATATGGGATTTGAAAAAAAAGGTAGTTACTTTGTGGATTATTTTGATTATAGTTTTAATTACAAGGGGTTTTTTGAGATTAACCTAGATGATTATTTTCCAAATAATTTACATTCAAAAACTATGGTTAAACTAAAATATAACAATGAAATAAATTTTGGAATCAAATATAAATATAATTTTGTTGAAACACCCAATATTCTATACACTAAGAAAAACAATCAAATGGAGGAATTTTACATCCCCTCTACTCTAGGTAAATACTATTTTCAGATAAGTAGATACCATAATGAAGTTTTTTTTGAACTTTTAAAACCATACTATCCTGATATAAAAAATCTTCCTAAAGGATGGTGTAAGGAAATGATTGAAAAATCAAATAATTTATAATTTTTCCATATTTTCAATCAAACTGCTAATATTAGAATCGATTTTAATATTATGAGTTTGCAAATCAAAAATTGCAAAAATGAAAAAACCAAGAATACAACCAATAGGAATAACAGCAAGTACAAATTTCATAAATCTGCGTTGAAAATACTGCCAAAATTTTTCCCTATTAGCTCCATTATAAGCCTTATCAAAAGCTGTCTCATCTGTTAAATTTATAAGAGGAGTTAAAGCCGATGCTATATTGTTACAAAGATAAATAATTTTTTCCTCAACATCTTTTTCATGAGAATATTTTCCTCTATATCCTAAAATCAAGCAAACATATATGAATTCCAAAAAATCCTTGTTTTTGGATGGATTAGACAACCAAGAAAGCGCTATATCGTAAAAATTATCACCACCTAGAGTCTCATCAAATAACCTCACGGTTAAAGTATGATTTGCCCAAGAGCTATTAATAAATAAATCATTTTTCATTAGACTTTCATCTATAAATACACATAAACAATATCTTAATTTTATAATATCTTTCTCATCATACTCTTTAAAAGTACTTAATCTTGAACTCCAAACCAAAATTTCATTTACAAGCTTTTCTTTTAAATTCTCTATATAAGCAGCATCCAAAGAATGAACCTTAGATAATCTATAAACAAGTAAAAGAATTTCCAAGCAATTATCAACAACTTTATTGATTTCTAAACCTTTTAAATCACTTTCTAAAAGCAAAGATCCTTCTTTAAAATGTGATTCTTTTTGCATATTACTCCTTAAAATACAGCCCACATTTTTATATCAGGGTTTTTTATATTTGTTGTTAGATATAAACTTATAACATTTTCGCCCTTAAAGTATTTAAACAGCTCATCTTTTTTGTCTAACTTGTAATAAATATAACCATTTAAATAAGGTATGGAAGATGGAATATTTGAAATTTGCTCTATGTTTATCCCTCGTAATTGTGTTGTTACTATACTTTTTATCCTACTTTGAGTATGAATTTTACTTTGAGTTTTAAAATTATATAATAAATACTCATGATTAACATCAGCACTAATAGCTAAAAATAATTCACCCTCTTCAATAACCGTAGGATTGTCAAATAACAAATCATAAAATCCATTGTTATTATCAATTACTTGAGCCATAGTATATTTTGGAGAAGTTATTTTTGCAAATAAAACTCTCAGTTGATTAGTAAGTGGTAAAAAAGTGTTAGTCAAGTCATCATGATTATATACTATAAAATCAGAAAAGGAGCTTTCAGTACCAAAAGCACTAAGATCTCCTTGAAAATCAACTAATTTTTCATATAAATTTTCAGGATGTATTTTATCTTTATTGATTATATATGAAAAAATAAAATACCATTTTTTTAAAAGATTAAGCGATAAATATGTACTAAAATCCAAGGTGTTTTTAGTTTGATCTATACCCTTAAATACTTCAGTGAGTATTTCTTTATGCTGTTTAATTGAATGCAAAATTTCTTCTAAAAATGATTTAATATACGAAGATTTATTTAAATCTAAACAAGTGGGTATAAAACTTTCATCTAACTCTATTTTTTTATTTAAATCAATATTTTTGATTTTTGCTATAGGAATTTCAAGTTCATCTGGAGTTTTGCTACCTAAAAAGCCCAATTTCAATCTCAAACTAGCTAAAGTAATGCTTATTTTTTCTTGAGAGAAAGTAATATTATCATTCTCATATTCATCTTCTAAATCAGTATGTTTAAAAACATCATTAGTATTATCATCATATATTCTTGAAGCTACAACACTTCTTAAACTAATGTATTTTGAATTAGGTATATTATTGTATAAAGATATATCTGCTATAGAGGATAAACCCATAGGAATTTTAATAACAATAATAGAATTTACCAAAGAATCATAATTAACTTCCAAAGGCTCTGGAAGCTCATCTTGTTCTGGCGCATTAAAAATGCTACCATCTTTAGCAATTCCAGAAATTCTTTTAAGTGCTATTTTTCCTTGCATTAACATTTCATTGGAAAATTCTAAATCAATTATTCCATATAAATTATTGAAAGTTGAAATTGTTTTAAGATTAATATTTCTTTCAAAATATCGTTCTTGTTGCTCAAAATGAATTTTATCAATATTTAGCCCATTAAACCAAGCTACTTTTAGCTTATCTGCCATTATATTTTCCTTAGATTAAATATGTCTAACACCATCTTTTGTTATTTCAAATTTTAATGTTTTTTTAGTTCCAAAACCATTAGCATCATCTGTTTTTGCCCAAATTTTTGTTACCTTTTTAGTATTATTTGCAAATAAAACCAAAATACCAATATACGGCACTTCTTCATCTATAACTTTAAAAGCAATAATATTATCTTTAGGGGCAATTTGTAGTCTAATCGAGTCGATTTTATCTCTACCGAGTAGAGCATCCTCTCTATTAATCAGCTCTAAATCACTAGCCTTTATAAATTTATTTACATCTTTTAGTTGATACACAATAACAGTCAAAGGAACATCATCATTTCTACTATTTAAATTAGAATTTTTTATATTATCAATCTTTACACTTACAACACTAGAGCAAGAACTTAAAAACAACCCCATGAGCAACATAACAAAAATTTTTCTCATTCCCATCCTTAAAAAAATACTTAAATAAATAACACTATAATTTTATTTTTTATTATAATTAAAAAAACTTTCAATAGTGCTTAGGAGATAAAAAATGATTTTCTGTGATCATTATGAAGAAAATTTAGAAAACTTAGAGATATTTCATTTACTTGAAGAAGAGATGACAAAATACAAAACATTAAATCATGAAAAAATACAATGGGATAAGGTATATGAACACTCATTAGATATTTTACAAAACAACTCGATGGATATGAAAATTTTCGCTTACTTTTCTTTATCATGTTTAGCATTAAATAACGAAGAGTGTTTTAAAATATTTTTAGAAATAATAATTTTTACAGAAAAATTATTTCGAGAAAAACCTGAAAATATAAGTAAAACATCTTCTATACTATTAAATCAAAAAAAGAAATACAAACAAATTGTTGAAAATTTTATTAATGAATTTAATAAAAATTCACCAAAATGCTCACAAGTCACAGCTAAAAGTTTAAATGAGTATTTTGAAAAATTACGCGAAATTTTAAATTGTAATTTTGCAAAATTAAACATTAAAGAAGAAATAACTCAAACTAAACAATCACCTCTTAAATCTCCAGTGACACAAGTAAATATCGATATAAAAAACACAAAATTATCTAATCTTAGCGATAGAGAATACAGAACATTATTAAATAATCTAGCAATAGAATTACTAGAAAATAACATTGAAAATACTAATGCTTATTCATTGTTTGCAGAAGCAGCTTGGGGAAGATTAAAAACCCTTCCACCGCATTCAGATTTTGTCACTAAAGTAAGATATCCTGATAGAAATTTAATAAAATTACTATTAGATAAAAATACGAATGAGTTAGATCAAATAAAATGTTTTATCAATAACCTTTCACTTAACCCTTTCTGGATAGAAGGATTTAAACTATTTTGTGATTTTTTACATCATCATCAAAAAGAACACTCCTTGAAAATTTTAAATTTACTAACTTGTAATTTTATTCTCAAATTCAAAGATATTACCAAGTTAAGATTTGACAACGGCGAATTAATGTGTAAAGAAGATACATTTAATTATTTTGTAAAACAAAATCAAGAAACTAATAAAAAAACACACACCACATCCGATAAAAATAAAAAAGTAGAGCAATTACTCATTGAAATAAACAATGAAAATTATAATAATTCTTTATTTTGTAATATAAATTCTTTAATAGCCATGGCACAAGTTTTTGAAACAAACAATATGAAAAATAATGCAAAAATTATATACTTACAACTAGTTGAACTTATGGAAAAAACCTTATTAAAGGATTACTTAAGTGATGAGTATAATTATGCAAAAAACAAAACTAATAAAAAAATATAAACTTAGTTATTCTTTATTTAGTTTTATGTATAATTTAAAAAATAAATTTTAATTCAAAAAATAAGGAAGTAAAATGTCTGATGGATCAAGTGCACCAAAAGAACGCATAAATATAACCTACAAGGCAAAAACAAACGGGCAAAACGCAGAGATAGAATTACCTTTAAAACTTATGATAATGGCTAATTTAACAGGTAAAAATGAACAAAATTTAGAAGATAGAGAAATTGTGTCTATCAACAAAATAAATTTTAATCAAGTTATGCAAAAACTAGACATTAAAACCCAATTTAATGTTAAAAATACTTTGGGTGGAGGCGCTGAAGAATTAGATATCAACCTAAAAATATCTAGTATGAAAGATTTTTCGCCTGATAATATAGTGCAACAAGTGCCAGAGTTAAATAAACTAATGCGCCTTAGAGAAGCATTAATGGCTCTAAAAGGACCCATGGGTAATATTCCAAATTTTAGAAAAGCTGTTTTAGATGCTCTAAAAAATGAAAAAACCAAAGAGCAGTTGCTTTTAGAAATCAAAAAAGAAAATAACGAAGAATAAAGGAAACATAATATGTCAAAAGATAAAGTAATTGATACTCCAATTATTGAAAGTATTATGGAAAAAAGCAAATATGCTAGAAATGATGAAAGCTATAGTATAGCAAAAAGAGGAGTAGCCGAATTTATTTCCGCAATAGTTGAAAGCGATAACATAGAAGATAAAATCAACAAATTTGCACTTGATGAAATGATTGCCCATATCGATGATTTATTATCAAAACAAATGGATGAGATTTTACATAATGAAGAATTTCAAAAATTAGAATCGACTTGGAGAGGACTTTTCTTCTTAGTAGAAAGAACTGATTTTAATGAAAATATTAAAATTAATCTTTTTGATATTACAAAAGAAGAAGTTTTAGAAGATTTCGAAAATAATCCAGACATCACCCAAAGTGTTGTTTATAAAAATATTTATTCTTCAGAATATGGACAATTTGGTGGAGAACCAGTTGGTGCTATAATTGGTGATTACCAACTAAGCACTGCAAGTCCAGATATGACTTTTTTAAATAAAATGTCAAGCATAGCAGCAATGAGTCATTCTCCATTTTTAACTTCTTTAGGACCTAAATTTTTTGGTTTAGAAAATTATTCAGAATTAGCTAATATTCAGGATTTACAAAGTCTTCTCGAAGGTCCACAATACACAAGATGGAGAACTTTTAGAGAAAATGAAGATTCTAAATACACAGGATTAATGGTTACGAGGTTTTTGACAAGATCGCCTTATGATAGTGAAGAAAATCCCATCAAAAGCTTTAATTACAAAGAAAATGTTCACGCATCTCATAATCATCTATTATGGGGAAATTCAGCATATGCTTTCGCAACAAGATTAACAGAAAGTTTTGCTAAATACAGGTGGTGCGGTAGTATCATAGGACCAAAAAGCGGTGGAAGCGTAAAAGATCTTCCTACTTATTTTTATGAAAATTTTGGAAACTTAAAAGCTAAAATTCCTACTGAAGTTTTGATTACAGATAGAAGAGAATATGAACTTGCAGAAAATGGGTTTATAACTTTAACTCTAAGAAGAGACACCAATAATGCAGCATTTTTTTCAGCAAATTCTGCTTTAAAACCTAAAATATTTCCAAACACACCAGAAGGAAAAGAGGCTGAAACAAATTACCGCTTAGGTACTCAATTGCCTTATGTATTTTTAATTTCAAGATTAGCACATTATCTAAAAGTACTACAAAGAGAAGAAATTGGAAGCTGGAAGGAAAGAAGTGATATTGAAAATGGTTTAAACGAATGGGTTAGACAATATATTTCAGATCAAGAAAATCCACCAGCAGAGGTTAGAAGTAGAAGACCTTTTAGAGGGGCTCAAGTAAAAGTGGATAATATACCAGGGGAGCCTGGATGGTATAAGATTGGGTTGAGTGTTCGTCCTCACTTTAAATATATGGGTGGAAATTTTGAACTATCTTTAGTAGGTAAATTGGATAAAGAATAATAAATGTCTTTGTTGGATAAAATTATTCATTCATTAGATGAGCAATATAAAAATATCCCTTTTTATCAAAATGAATTTCAAGAAATAAAAAATAATATACAAGTTTTGCTTAATGCAAAACTTGATGACTGCTTAAGTGTTGAAGATTTTGGATTATCTAGTATGGAAAATCTAAATTTAAGCTCGACAGAACTTTGCTTGAACATGGCAAAAGAAATTCATAAACTCATAAGTAAATACGAAAAAAGAATTATAATTAATTCTATCACATATAATGATTCTTTAAAACCTTGGCAACTTTCATTTTTACTAAAATGTGTTTTTTGTAATGATAATTTTAAAGAATTTGCAATTGAAATTATATTTAAAAATAATCGATATTGCGAGGTTATCTAAAATGACACAAGATGATATACATTATTATCAAAAGGAGATTGCTTATCTTAATCATGCTCGGAAAATTTTTATAGATAAATTTCCCAAGTTAACCCCTTTTTTATCTTACGATAGTAAAGATCCAGATATAGAAAGAATTATTGAAAATTTAGCAATATTAACCTCTAAAATTCATCAAGAATTAGATCAAAATATACCCTATATTGCAGAATCTCTAATTAATATTCTTTCTCCAAATTACACCAACATTCTACCTTCTATGTGTATGCAAGAATTCAAATTTAGCGAAAACAGCAAACTCAACAGATTAATTATTCCTAAAAATAGTACAGTTAAATCTGTATCTATAGAAAAATGTGAATGTGAATTTAAAACAGTATATGATGTATATCTATATCCATTAAATATAGAGAATGTTTTTTTAGGAAGTGAAAGACAATATCATACATTAGATATACAACTTAGAGTTAGTAGAGAAGATTTAAACATAGAACATCTAGGTTTAGATAGACTAAGTATATACTTAGGGGATGATGTTTACACATCATCTACATTACTTTTTTATATGCATCAATATTTAGAAGAAATAAAAGTCATATCTCATGACACAAAAGAAGAATTTAAAATAAATACCCATAATATTAAAACTATGGGTTTAAAGCCAAACGAAAGTTGCCTATTTTATAATGACTTAGGATTTGAATCTTTTTCCTTGCTAAGAGAATACTTTTTTTTGCCTGAAAAATTTAATTTTATCTCAATACAAGGCTTGGATGTTTTACATGAGTGTAAAGGTAAGTTAATTAGCATTTTTTTTAAATTTAATAAAACACTTCCTAAAAATTGTATTATAAAAAATGAATTATTCTCATTATCGACAACACCAATCATTAATATTTTCGAAAAAACAGCAGAACCTATCATCAATAATCACTCGAAAAATGGATATAGAATTTTTATCGATAGAACAAATTTAAATGCATATGATATAGTTCAAATAAAACAAGTCAAAGCACATAATAGCGACAGCGGGAGTAGAATTTTAAAAAATTATAAAAATTTTG
It includes:
- the icmH gene encoding type IVB secretion system protein IcmH/DotU yields the protein MQKESHFKEGSLLLESDLKGLEINKVVDNCLEILLLVYRLSKVHSLDAAYIENLKEKLVNEILVWSSRLSTFKEYDEKDIIKLRYCLCVFIDESLMKNDLFINSSWANHTLTVRLFDETLGGDNFYDIALSWLSNPSKNKDFLEFIYVCLILGYRGKYSHEKDVEEKIIYLCNNIASALTPLINLTDETAFDKAYNGANREKFWQYFQRRFMKFVLAVIPIGCILGFFIFAIFDLQTHNIKIDSNISSLIENMEKL
- the tssK gene encoding type VI secretion system baseplate subunit TssK — protein: MADKLKVAWFNGLNIDKIHFEQQERYFERNINLKTISTFNNLYGIIDLEFSNEMLMQGKIALKRISGIAKDGSIFNAPEQDELPEPLEVNYDSLVNSIIVIKIPMGLSSIADISLYNNIPNSKYISLRSVVASRIYDDNTNDVFKHTDLEDEYENDNITFSQEKISITLASLRLKLGFLGSKTPDELEIPIAKIKNIDLNKKIELDESFIPTCLDLNKSSYIKSFLEEILHSIKQHKEILTEVFKGIDQTKNTLDFSTYLSLNLLKKWYFIFSYIINKDKIHPENLYEKLVDFQGDLSAFGTESSFSDFIVYNHDDLTNTFLPLTNQLRVLFAKITSPKYTMAQVIDNNNGFYDLLFDNPTVIEEGELFLAISADVNHEYLLYNFKTQSKIHTQSRIKSIVTTQLRGINIEQISNIPSSIPYLNGYIYYKLDKKDELFKYFKGENVISLYLTTNIKNPDIKMWAVF
- the tssJ gene encoding type VI secretion system lipoprotein TssJ — its product is MRKIFVMLLMGLFLSSCSSVVSVKIDNIKNSNLNSRNDDVPLTVIVYQLKDVNKFIKASDLELINREDALLGRDKIDSIRLQIAPKDNIIAFKVIDEEVPYIGILVLFANNTKKVTKIWAKTDDANGFGTKKTLKFEITKDGVRHI
- a CDS encoding TssA family type VI secretion system protein produces the protein MIFCDHYEENLENLEIFHLLEEEMTKYKTLNHEKIQWDKVYEHSLDILQNNSMDMKIFAYFSLSCLALNNEECFKIFLEIIIFTEKLFREKPENISKTSSILLNQKKKYKQIVENFINEFNKNSPKCSQVTAKSLNEYFEKLREILNCNFAKLNIKEEITQTKQSPLKSPVTQVNIDIKNTKLSNLSDREYRTLLNNLAIELLENNIENTNAYSLFAEAAWGRLKTLPPHSDFVTKVRYPDRNLIKLLLDKNTNELDQIKCFINNLSLNPFWIEGFKLFCDFLHHHQKEHSLKILNLLTCNFILKFKDITKLRFDNGELMCKEDTFNYFVKQNQETNKKTHTTSDKNKKVEQLLIEINNENYNNSLFCNINSLIAMAQVFETNNMKNNAKIIYLQLVELMEKTLLKDYLSDEYNYAKNKTNKKI
- the tssB gene encoding type VI secretion system contractile sheath small subunit; amino-acid sequence: MSDGSSAPKERINITYKAKTNGQNAEIELPLKLMIMANLTGKNEQNLEDREIVSINKINFNQVMQKLDIKTQFNVKNTLGGGAEELDINLKISSMKDFSPDNIVQQVPELNKLMRLREALMALKGPMGNIPNFRKAVLDALKNEKTKEQLLLEIKKENNEE
- the tssC gene encoding type VI secretion system contractile sheath large subunit, translating into MSKDKVIDTPIIESIMEKSKYARNDESYSIAKRGVAEFISAIVESDNIEDKINKFALDEMIAHIDDLLSKQMDEILHNEEFQKLESTWRGLFFLVERTDFNENIKINLFDITKEEVLEDFENNPDITQSVVYKNIYSSEYGQFGGEPVGAIIGDYQLSTASPDMTFLNKMSSIAAMSHSPFLTSLGPKFFGLENYSELANIQDLQSLLEGPQYTRWRTFRENEDSKYTGLMVTRFLTRSPYDSEENPIKSFNYKENVHASHNHLLWGNSAYAFATRLTESFAKYRWCGSIIGPKSGGSVKDLPTYFYENFGNLKAKIPTEVLITDRREYELAENGFITLTLRRDTNNAAFFSANSALKPKIFPNTPEGKEAETNYRLGTQLPYVFLISRLAHYLKVLQREEIGSWKERSDIENGLNEWVRQYISDQENPPAEVRSRRPFRGAQVKVDNIPGEPGWYKIGLSVRPHFKYMGGNFELSLVGKLDKE
- a CDS encoding GPW/gp25 family protein codes for the protein MSLLDKIIHSLDEQYKNIPFYQNEFQEIKNNIQVLLNAKLDDCLSVEDFGLSSMENLNLSSTELCLNMAKEIHKLISKYEKRIIINSITYNDSLKPWQLSFLLKCVFCNDNFKEFAIEIIFKNNRYCEVI
- the tssF gene encoding type VI secretion system baseplate subunit TssF — translated: MTQDDIHYYQKEIAYLNHARKIFIDKFPKLTPFLSYDSKDPDIERIIENLAILTSKIHQELDQNIPYIAESLINILSPNYTNILPSMCMQEFKFSENSKLNRLIIPKNSTVKSVSIEKCECEFKTVYDVYLYPLNIENVFLGSERQYHTLDIQLRVSREDLNIEHLGLDRLSIYLGDDVYTSSTLLFYMHQYLEEIKVISHDTKEEFKINTHNIKTMGLKPNESCLFYNDLGFESFSLLREYFFLPEKFNFISIQGLDVLHECKGKLISIFFKFNKTLPKNCIIKNELFSLSTTPIINIFEKTAEPIINNHSKNGYRIFIDRTNLNAYDIVQIKQVKAHNSDSGSRILKNYKNFERFEFMQNKIQDFYYITNKSNSKQDNFKEISFFSSNNTNETITIDVLCCNKNLPTRLKIGDINLIPFYKDAITKNITIPTPIKQVKTNGDLLWKLVSILSFSYQTLLTKTSFFQVLESYSFPDDKTSEVVCQLLTSSIIDIRSKPSYLIDEHITKKGTMSIISIDDSKFYSLGEVYKLGLIISEFLSSFVSINSFCELKIKCINSKVTIHYPFKKGIKPIL